The following coding sequences lie in one Arachis hypogaea cultivar Tifrunner chromosome 4, arahy.Tifrunner.gnm2.J5K5, whole genome shotgun sequence genomic window:
- the LOC112796206 gene encoding wall-associated receptor kinase-like 10 — protein MAQKLSEFLIIFFIICPLFLLFLASAQNDYPITSQSDCVSTCGSIEIPYPFGMKDPKCYADKWFEIECRNQKPYLKLINLEVTGIYASSSMVEIMNPVFRWKCKDDKDSKPFVNLTGTPFSYSNDQNKFTAIGCNKIAFLVSNGLEVSGCVTLCDQHDNEEVNSNVAYGQGTDGCLGRFCCETSLPLYLSEFNVTLESMNNRSSSDECVHALIGTDYWYEIYDGTSTEYRSLGDLRGLNYVRAMLDWVILNNTVKLPSDSNCTHVVGYSSSSSSARRCECYSDSFGNPYVTGGCIDFDSSNKNSRAKWVIIGVSASLGSIILLLGLWFMYIVVRRRILKKRKEKFFKQNGGLLLQQRLSTGEVSVEQAKVFSLRELEKATDNFNLNRVLGKGGQGTVYKGMLVNGEIVAVKRFKVQGKVEEFINEFVILSQINHRNVVKLLGCCLETEIPLLVYEFIPNGNLFEYLHDQNEELPVTWDMRLRISIEVAGALFYLHSIAYQPIYHRDVKSTNILLDGKYRAKLADFGASRIISTEATHLTTVVQGTFGYLDPEYFHTSQFTEKSDVYSFGVVLVELLTGEKPISSIREEDAKSLASYFVGSMEQDCLFEIVDKRVMKEGEQEQIIGVANLAYRCLELNGRKRPTMKEVTLELERIRNLDRKVDDLVVVVDSQEQYRHEEIEFVGTEMPWTGDSELDTLPSIGNNTTSSEIRPIHAKYN, from the exons ATGGCTCAGAAACTCTCAGAATTTCTTATCATATTCTTCATAATATGCccattattcttattatttcttgCTTCTGCACAAAATGATTATCCAATTACATCACAATCTGATTGTGTTTCAACCTGTGGATCTATCGAAATTCCTTACCCCTTTGGAATGAAGGATCCAAAATGCTATGCCGATAAGTGGTTCGAAATCGAATGCAGAAACCAGAAACCTTACCTTAAGCTCATAAACCTTGAGGTCACAGGCATATATGCTTCGAGTAGCATGGTAGAGATCATGAACCCAGTTTTCCGATGGAAGTGCAAAGATGACAAAGATTCAAAGCCATTCGTCAACCTCACAGGAACACCTTTTTCGTATTCCAACGATCAAAACAAGTTCACGGCCATAGGTTGCAACAAGATCGCATTTTTGGTGTCTAACGGCTTAGAAGTCAGCGGTTGTGTCACCCTTTGCGACCAACACGACAATGAAGAG GTTAACAGCAACGTTGCTTATGGACAAGGAACCGATGGGTGCTTAGGCAGGTTCTGCTGTGAGACATCACTGCCTCTGTACCTTTCAGAATTCAACGTGACACTTGAAAGCATGAACAATAGAAGTTCAAGCGATGAATGCGTTCATGCGTTGATTGGGACAGATTATTGGTACGAAATTTATGATGGTACTAGTACTGAGTATAGAAGCCTTGGTGACTTAAGGGGTTTGAACTATGTTCGTGCCATGCTTGATTGGGTGATTCTCAACAACACCGTGAAACTACCTTCGGATTCAAACTGCACCCATGTTGTTGGTTATTCTTCTTCTAGTTCTTCTGCTCGCAGATGTGAGTGCTACTCAGACTCTTTTGGCAATCCATATGTTACTGGAGGTTGCATTG ATTTTGACTCATCCAATAAGAACAGTCGAGCAAAGTGGGTTATAATAG GAGTATCCGCAAGCCTGGGATCTATCATTCTACTTCTCGGTCTGTGGTTTATGTACATTGTTGTAAGGAGAAGAATTTTAAAGAAACGGAAAGAGAAATTCTTCAAACAAAATGGTGGATTGTTGTTGCAACAAAGATTATCCACCGGAGAAGTGAGTGTTGAACAAGCTAAAGTGTTCAGCTTAAGGGAGttagagaaggccactgacaactTCAATCTCAACAGAGTTCTTGGAAAGGGAGGTCAAGGTACTGTTTACAAGGGCATGTTAGTAAATGGCGAAATTGTTGCGGTTAAGAGGTTCAAGGTTCAAGGAAAGGTTGAAGAATTCATCAACGAATTCGTGATTCTTTCACAAATTAACCATAGAAATGTGGTGAAGCTGTTAGGGTGTTGTTTGGAGACAGAAATTCCTCTGCTCGTTTATGAATTCATTCCTAATGGTAATCTTTTTGAATACTTGCATGATCAAAACGAAGAGTTACCAGTGACATGGGACATGCGTTTAAGGATTTCAATTGAAGTTGCTGGAGCTTTGTTTTACTTGCACTCAATTGCATATCAGCCAATTTATCATAGAGATGTGAAATCAACCAATATACTTTTAGATGGAAAGTACAGAGCAAAATTGGCAGATTTTGGTGCATCTAGAATAATTTCTACAGAAGCCACTCATCTCACTACGGTAGTTCAAGGTACTTTTGGATATTTAGATCCGGAATATTTTCATACTAGTCAATTTACGGAAAAGAGTGATGTTTATAGTTTTGGAGTAGTTCTGGTTGAACTTTTGACGGGCGAAAAGCCGATATCATCGATAAGAGAAGAGGATGCCAAGAGTTTGGCATCTTATTTTGTTGGTTCTATGGAGCAAGATTGTTTGTTTGAGATTGTTGACAAGAGAGTGATGAAAGAAGGGGAGCAAGAACAGATCATTGGGGTTGCTAATCTTGCATATAGGTGCTTGGAGTTGAATGGGAGAAAAAGGCCTACTATGAAAGAAGTCACATTGGAGTTAGAAAGGATTCGGAATTTGGATAGAAAGGTTGAtgatcttgttgttgttgttgattcacaAGAGCAATACCGCCATGAAGAGATTGAGTTTGTTGGAACTGAAATGCCATGGACAGGGGATTCTGAATTAGATACATTGCCAAGCATAGGAAACAATACAACCTCCTCGGAAATTAGGCCTATCCATGCAAAATATAATTGA
- the LOC112794626 gene encoding wall-associated receptor kinase-like 22 isoform X2: MVLQFGFHVMLIVSAIHTLASAQYEYKNSRTAQPGCNSTCGRVSIPFPYGMNEPKCYADQWFQIECRNHTPYLKSIGVEVSSIDVSEGTIVIKNPIHRWKCKHNNATTTQKQVVDLRGSPFVYSQENNVFVSVGCNGISFLVFNGTQVSSCVSICNGDKDDVDRIIHIGNCNGEYCCVTSLPSYLSEFNVTTESFGINNSNHRHASASSDDECSYAAIMIKQYSSGYYTGYSWAEDLTLLETVPALLEWEIRNSSVRLPGTCKSSNVTLTSSSKNSARRCHCEQGFIGNPYIPGGCSHFNPNVDDNQDGDHYGNEEINSSRSKWAIVGVFSSVGSIILLMGSWRVYKVIKRRIVKNRKENNFKKNGGVLLEQRISSGEVNVNKVKHFTLKELEKATDNFNMNRVLGKGGQGTVYKGMLVDGNIVAVKKFRVQGNVEEFINEFVILSQINHRNVVKLLGCCLEKEIPLLVYEFIPNGNLYEYLHGQNEDLPMTWDMRLRIASEIAGALFYLHSAASQPIYHRDVKSTNILLDGKYRAKVADFGTSRMISIEDTHLTTVVQGTFGYLDPEYFHTSQLTEKSDVYSFGVVLLELLTGQKPLSSLGSNEAKSLASYFVISVEEDRLFDIIDDRVTNEGDKEHIIAVANLAYRCLELNGKRRPTMKEVARELDEIWKLERKSNNALQNHHEEIEYPAIEYHHPWFADSAPDICPSNITLTSESDVMHILTE, encoded by the exons ATGGTTCTTCAATTTGGGTTTCATGTCATGTTAATAGTATCCGCTATACATACACTGGCATCTGCACAATACGAATACAAAAATAGTCGTACAGCGCAACCTGGCTGCAATTCCACATGTGGACGTGTTAGTATCCCTTTCCCATATGGAATGAACGAACCCAAATGCTATGCAGACCAGTGGTTCCAAATAGAGTGCAGAAACCACACACCTTACCTGAAATCTATAGGAGTGGAGGTGTCGTCAATTGATGTATCAGAAGGCACGATTGTAATCAAGAATCCAATTCACCGTTGGAAATGCAAACACAACAACGCTACTACTACTCAGAAGCAAGTTGTTGACCTGAGAGGAAGCCCCTTCGTGTATTCGCAGGAAAACAACGTGTTTGTATCAGTTGGATGCAATGGAATCTCTTTCTTGGTTTTCAATGGGACGCAAGTTAGCAGCTGCGTTTCGATTTGCAACGGCGACAAGGACGACGTCGACAGGATCATTCATATCGGCAATTGCAACGGCGAATACTGCTGCGTGACCTCCTTGCCTTCGTATCTCTCGGAATTCAACGTGACAACGGAGAGTTTCGGGATCAACAATAGTAATCATCGTCATGCGAGTGCGAGTAGTGATGACGAGTGCAGCTATGCGGCGATTATGATAAAACAGTATAGTTCTGGTTACTATACCGGTTACAGTTGGGCTGAAGATCTGACTCTTTTAGAGACCGTTCCGGCGTTGTTAGAATGGGAGATTCGTAACTCATCAGTAAGGCTCCCTGGAACCTGCAAGAGCAGCAATGTTACACTTACATCATCTTCGAAGAACTCAGCTCGGAGATGTCACTGCGAACAAGGATTCATTGGCAATCCCTACATTCCAGGAGGCTGCAGCCACTTCAACCCCAACGTCG ATGATAATCAGGATGGAGACCACTACGGCAACGAAGAAATTAACAGCAGCCGATCAAAATGGGCTATAGTAG GTGTTTTCTCGAGTGTTGGATCTATCATTTTACTCATGGGTTCATGGAGGGTATATAAGGTTATAAAGAGAAGAATAGTAAAGAACCGCAAAGAAAATAACTTCAAAAAGAATGGAGGTGTGCTGTTAGAACAAAGGATATCTTCAGGGGAAGTTAATGTTAACAAAGTTAAACACTTTACCTTAAAGGAGCTAGAGAAGGCCACGGATAACTTCAACATGAACAGAGTCCTCGGTAAGGGAGGACAAGGTACCGTCTACAAAGGAATGCTTGTAGATGGAAACATTGTTGCTGTCAAAAAGTTCAGGGTCCAAGGGAACGTGGAGGAATTTATCAATGAATTTGTCATCCTTTCACAAATTAACCATAGAAATGTGGTTAAGTTGTTAGGATGTTGTTTGGAGAAGGAAATTCCTTTGCTTGTTTATGAGTTCATTCCCAATGGCAATCTTTATGAATATTTGCATGGCCAAAATGAGGACTTGCCAATGACTTGGGATATGCGTTTGAGAATTGCATCTGAGATTGCAGGAGCTTTGTTTTACTTACATTCAGCTGCCTCTCAACCAATTTATCACAGAGACGTGAAGTCAACAAATATTTTGTTGGATGGAAAGTACAGAGCAAAAGTAGCTGACTTTGGAACTTCTAGAATGATCTCTATTGAAGATACTCATCTCACCACTGTAGTTCAAGGAACTTTTGGATATCTGGATCCTGAATACTTTCATACTAGTCAATTGACAGAAAAGAGTGATGTTTACAGTTTTGGAGTCGTTCTTCTTGAACTATTAACAGGACAAAAACCGTTATCCTCCTTAGGATCTAACGAAGCGAAAAGTTTGGCTTCCTATTTTGTTATTTCTGTTGAGGAAGATCGCTTGTTTGACATTATTGATGATAGGGTGACAAATGAAGGAGACAAAGAACACATAATTGCTGTTGCCAATCTTGCATATAGATGCTTAGAGCTCAATGGGAAAAGAAGGCCAACTATGAAAGAAGTCGCAAGAGAACTGGATGAGATCTGGAAATTGGAGAGGAAGTCTAATAATGCACTacaaaatcatcatgaagaaatTGAGTATCCTGCAATTGAATATCACCATCCATGGTTTGCAGATTCTGCTCCCGATATATGTCCAAGCAATATAACACTCACCTCAGAGTCAGATGTTATGCATATTCTTACCGAATAA
- the LOC112794626 gene encoding wall-associated receptor kinase-like 22 isoform X1: MVLQFGFHVMLIVSAIHTLASAQYEYKNSRTAQPGCNSTCGRVSIPFPYGMNEPKCYADQWFQIECRNHTPYLKSIGVEVSSIDVSEGTIVIKNPIHRWKCKHNNATTTQKQVVDLRGSPFVYSQENNVFVSVGCNGISFLVFNGTQVSSCVSICNGDKDDVDRIIHIGNCNGEYCCVTSLPSYLSEFNVTTESFGINNSNHRHASASSDDECSYAAIMIKQYSSGYYTGYSWAEDLTLLETVPALLEWEIRNSSVRLPGTCKSSNVTLTSSSKNSARRCHCEQGFIGNPYIPGGCSHFNPNVVTDDNQDGDHYGNEEINSSRSKWAIVGVFSSVGSIILLMGSWRVYKVIKRRIVKNRKENNFKKNGGVLLEQRISSGEVNVNKVKHFTLKELEKATDNFNMNRVLGKGGQGTVYKGMLVDGNIVAVKKFRVQGNVEEFINEFVILSQINHRNVVKLLGCCLEKEIPLLVYEFIPNGNLYEYLHGQNEDLPMTWDMRLRIASEIAGALFYLHSAASQPIYHRDVKSTNILLDGKYRAKVADFGTSRMISIEDTHLTTVVQGTFGYLDPEYFHTSQLTEKSDVYSFGVVLLELLTGQKPLSSLGSNEAKSLASYFVISVEEDRLFDIIDDRVTNEGDKEHIIAVANLAYRCLELNGKRRPTMKEVARELDEIWKLERKSNNALQNHHEEIEYPAIEYHHPWFADSAPDICPSNITLTSESDVMHILTE; this comes from the exons ATGGTTCTTCAATTTGGGTTTCATGTCATGTTAATAGTATCCGCTATACATACACTGGCATCTGCACAATACGAATACAAAAATAGTCGTACAGCGCAACCTGGCTGCAATTCCACATGTGGACGTGTTAGTATCCCTTTCCCATATGGAATGAACGAACCCAAATGCTATGCAGACCAGTGGTTCCAAATAGAGTGCAGAAACCACACACCTTACCTGAAATCTATAGGAGTGGAGGTGTCGTCAATTGATGTATCAGAAGGCACGATTGTAATCAAGAATCCAATTCACCGTTGGAAATGCAAACACAACAACGCTACTACTACTCAGAAGCAAGTTGTTGACCTGAGAGGAAGCCCCTTCGTGTATTCGCAGGAAAACAACGTGTTTGTATCAGTTGGATGCAATGGAATCTCTTTCTTGGTTTTCAATGGGACGCAAGTTAGCAGCTGCGTTTCGATTTGCAACGGCGACAAGGACGACGTCGACAGGATCATTCATATCGGCAATTGCAACGGCGAATACTGCTGCGTGACCTCCTTGCCTTCGTATCTCTCGGAATTCAACGTGACAACGGAGAGTTTCGGGATCAACAATAGTAATCATCGTCATGCGAGTGCGAGTAGTGATGACGAGTGCAGCTATGCGGCGATTATGATAAAACAGTATAGTTCTGGTTACTATACCGGTTACAGTTGGGCTGAAGATCTGACTCTTTTAGAGACCGTTCCGGCGTTGTTAGAATGGGAGATTCGTAACTCATCAGTAAGGCTCCCTGGAACCTGCAAGAGCAGCAATGTTACACTTACATCATCTTCGAAGAACTCAGCTCGGAGATGTCACTGCGAACAAGGATTCATTGGCAATCCCTACATTCCAGGAGGCTGCAGCCACTTCAACCCCAACGTCG TTACAGATGATAATCAGGATGGAGACCACTACGGCAACGAAGAAATTAACAGCAGCCGATCAAAATGGGCTATAGTAG GTGTTTTCTCGAGTGTTGGATCTATCATTTTACTCATGGGTTCATGGAGGGTATATAAGGTTATAAAGAGAAGAATAGTAAAGAACCGCAAAGAAAATAACTTCAAAAAGAATGGAGGTGTGCTGTTAGAACAAAGGATATCTTCAGGGGAAGTTAATGTTAACAAAGTTAAACACTTTACCTTAAAGGAGCTAGAGAAGGCCACGGATAACTTCAACATGAACAGAGTCCTCGGTAAGGGAGGACAAGGTACCGTCTACAAAGGAATGCTTGTAGATGGAAACATTGTTGCTGTCAAAAAGTTCAGGGTCCAAGGGAACGTGGAGGAATTTATCAATGAATTTGTCATCCTTTCACAAATTAACCATAGAAATGTGGTTAAGTTGTTAGGATGTTGTTTGGAGAAGGAAATTCCTTTGCTTGTTTATGAGTTCATTCCCAATGGCAATCTTTATGAATATTTGCATGGCCAAAATGAGGACTTGCCAATGACTTGGGATATGCGTTTGAGAATTGCATCTGAGATTGCAGGAGCTTTGTTTTACTTACATTCAGCTGCCTCTCAACCAATTTATCACAGAGACGTGAAGTCAACAAATATTTTGTTGGATGGAAAGTACAGAGCAAAAGTAGCTGACTTTGGAACTTCTAGAATGATCTCTATTGAAGATACTCATCTCACCACTGTAGTTCAAGGAACTTTTGGATATCTGGATCCTGAATACTTTCATACTAGTCAATTGACAGAAAAGAGTGATGTTTACAGTTTTGGAGTCGTTCTTCTTGAACTATTAACAGGACAAAAACCGTTATCCTCCTTAGGATCTAACGAAGCGAAAAGTTTGGCTTCCTATTTTGTTATTTCTGTTGAGGAAGATCGCTTGTTTGACATTATTGATGATAGGGTGACAAATGAAGGAGACAAAGAACACATAATTGCTGTTGCCAATCTTGCATATAGATGCTTAGAGCTCAATGGGAAAAGAAGGCCAACTATGAAAGAAGTCGCAAGAGAACTGGATGAGATCTGGAAATTGGAGAGGAAGTCTAATAATGCACTacaaaatcatcatgaagaaatTGAGTATCCTGCAATTGAATATCACCATCCATGGTTTGCAGATTCTGCTCCCGATATATGTCCAAGCAATATAACACTCACCTCAGAGTCAGATGTTATGCATATTCTTACCGAATAA